Proteins encoded together in one Ciona intestinalis chromosome 3, KH, whole genome shotgun sequence window:
- the LOC100184924 gene encoding uncharacterized protein LOC100184924 isoform X2, with product MYVLLLLACCLVIVTTKQLIGEVKCNQGETIILPCDVTHDSQMFSPYVIEWLRHGENIPIMMKIWKGRAQVSSAYGGRISIKNSTIPDASLLMRNVTTDDAGIYVCRVLFLNEKFPMKEDDVTVRLVVEAPPTLVVTPPPTEQGKEGSSLLLRCLASGVPQPVITWTKDDWSIRDGQNGIKLNEGELHIPKLRRSHSGRYTCRAQSVQGQVQHTTVVYVSAPPVFTKLPQDFTPKEAGTALFSCEAKGYPSAISYKWYHNGTPVTSSENLRGRYNVLDDHTLYIYDVILTDKGTVTCEATNGYGSPITSSASLRVEFRARVTHMPSIVYAGISLPVKLFCPTLAEPQVNRIIWEKDNFVIRIQQNSRMSTDGNGSLIIHSVIQSDAGRYTCTPYNIVGTVGKSPPTHVVIRDPPRFTIRPKGIYEQSVGSQLLIPCAGIADPTPSISWRKVSSKVPATYCVDGGNLSILSLRKSHHGVWQCVLSNQVGDVTTNVMIIVTYTTPHGVSNLTTWVVSDTSVSVKWNAGYSGGYTQVFTLWYKRLDQGNHTWRTIFSNTRNEAVLQNLIPGTTYEVAVIPSNQAGKGPFSVTKTVKTSATVRSSPTPAFIARPSNLASRTTPDGKVIIEWEYNDVSSVIGYVIEYRRIGEDLSILITTPLPIPVANGVSEVRRKRSLVAEWKRLDIAPNNVSSYVIEPNKLYRNQIYEIQIMAVTSFQYSEPSVPFNISTKGLTTYPLYVDKEFVKTGDGSIIGGVFGCILAILILVGVITWLYRRRKLQRENKTNGSPSRSNVSSSDENQISYDDKQDKERKFHLTRTDGFTSAASDQTYKTNVLKNRSVFSSENNIDLEDCLLHQSFSQDVGGLNHNQRSKDNDSIRTRRETAVKVLFAQQENMRKVLGVKYNKNATLPSRPFSGVPDYLKETLSTSCVPDLNGTTSSRTFVRRISFEDRRHEESPQIKDDLVFGVVGFDSPHGVTSPHPNLCQDNDNVISRDHQQQIDDVVIAGYGSRFCDISDITSHQTPLLSSSPIKNRPNDQNPLREQSFNKEQFLLQHRRPRTRASYSCDYERARPHRWNQNHSLDDRSVALEIDCSNSDIEVRYIKSLTKQVVKELLRNPLKVGSNKMGMKSEESSFSRQKRPSIERSDISPKHRTSLEALLSPTHEIRRRERGFPQLKLKEADEINTSSHPRNTRSKFSGTAPQLLDQSLQPSIEISTSFIPKPTVISLADIPDSLRVENNDKSVSSPTSSSSCSPRKFKAHPQNFELSKTCSPDQINKPYNLMQDLQTDTSTCQWGSLGRLSKLKTLSLPINSYLPPETAVSGIDACLQTDLRGGTTSSNNCPTISNSSFNGDSTITTGDVRSVNALKDEQAKCKFFGGGADECTNTAHPRHNHGESSSSGYVTQDTLLSSPGTKGARNSDRSRRDNSSVEDNYEWDSEYAMESEILEALKNFESLKSSTSVSEELRRQLCKFTVNAESDDSSMGVDATYEAIKNDSEMREEDLKKEDIERRCAILKREFLHFRRLQQDEF from the exons ATGTACGTGCTGCTACTACTTGCATGCTGCTTAGTGATCGTAACCACTAAGCAGTTAATTGGAG AGGTGAAATGCAATCAAGGTGAAACCATTATACTTCCTTGTGATGTTACCCACGATTCCCAAATGTTCTCACCCTACGTCATCGAATGGTTACGTCACGGTGAAAATATCCCAATCATGATGAAAATATGGAAAGGTCGTGCGCAAGTCAGCTCCGCATATGGAG GACGGATTTCGATCAAGAATTCAACAATTCCAGATGCGTCTCTTCTAATGCGCAACGTAACAACGGATGATGCTGGAATATATGTATGCAGGGTCCTATTTCTCAATGAAAAGTTCCCAATGAAAGAAGACGATGTTACTGTTCGTTTGGTGGTGGAAG CTCCTCCCACGCTTGTGGTCACCCCACCACCCACTGAGCAGGGCAAGGAAGGGAGCTCCCTACTGTTAAGATGCTTAGCGAGTGGAGTACCACAACCTGTTATTACGTGGACGAAAGATGACTGGTCCATTCGAGATGGGCAG AATGGTATAAAGTTAAACGAAGGGGAGCTTCATATACCGAAACTACGTCGTTCTCACAGTGGACGGTATACGTGTCGTGCCCAAAGTGTACAAGGTCAGGTCCAGCACACAACTGTGGTATATGTCTCAG CACCTCCCGTTTTTACCAAATTACCTCAAGATTTTACGCCAAAAGAAGCGGGAACAGCTTTGTTCTCGTGTGAAGCCAAAGGTTATCCATCAGCGATATCGTACAA GTGGTATCACAATGGTACACCTGTTACATCTTCTGAGAACCTTCGTGGTAGATACAACGTGTTGGACGACCACactttatacatatatgacgtcatattgacAGACAAGGGTACGGTCACGTGTGAAGCAACCAACGGTTACGGTTCACCGATCACATCTTCTGCAAGTCTTCGAGTGGAAT TTCGTGCACGCGTGACACACATGCCATCGATAGTATATGCGGGTATTTCCCTGCCAGTCAAGTTGTTCTGCCCTACATTAGCTGAACCACAAGTGAACAGAATAATCTGGGAAAAAGATAATTTCGTAATACGCATTCAGCAG AATTCAAGAATGTCAACTGATGGTAATGGAAGTCTAATCATCCACTCAGTAATTCAAAGTGACGCCGGTCGTTACACATGTACACCTTATAATATCGTGGGTACTGTAGGTAAATCCCCACCAACACACGTTGTCATCAGGGACCCTCCGAGGTTTACAATTCGTCCAAAAGGAATTTATGAACAAAGCGTCGGTTCACAATTGCTGATCCCATGTGCTGGTATCGCTGATCCTACACCAAGTATATCTTGGCGGAAG GTATCATCCAAGGTACCAGCGACATATTGTGTTGATGGTGGTAATCTAAGTATTCTATCATTGCGTAAATCACATCATGGTGTTTGGCAATGTGTTCTTTCAAATCAAGTCGGTGATGTAACAACTAATGTTATGATAATTGTTACAT ATACGACACCACATGGCGTCAGTAACTTAACAACATGGGTGGTAAGCGATACTTCGGTTTCAGTAAAATGGAACGCCGGGTATAGCGGTGGTTACACTCAAGTGTTTACGTTATG GTATAAACGTTTGGACCAGGGCAATCATACATGGAGAACAATATTTTCCAACACTAGGAATGAAGCTGTACTGCAAAACTTGATTCCAGGAACGACGTATGAAGTGGCAGTCATTCCGTCTAATCAAGCTGGAAAGGGACCATTTAGTGTAACCAAAACAGTCAAGACAAGTG CAACCGTACGCAGTTCCCCTACGCCAGCTTTCATTGCTCGACCATCAAATCTTGCTTCGCGAACTACACCTGATGGTAAAGTTATTATAGAATGGGAATATAACGACGTCTCTTCAGTCATTGGTTACGTAATAGAATACAGGAGAATTGGTGAAGACCTCTCCATTTTAATCACTACACCCTTGCCAATCCCGGTTGCCAACGGAG TTTCAGAAGTGCGACGAAAAAGAAGTTTGGTTGCAGAGTGGAAACGATTAGACATAGCACCGAACAACGTTTCATCTTACGTCATTGAACCAAACAAACTGTATCGGAATCAAATATACGAAATACAAATAATGGCTGTTACCTCATTCCAGTATAGCGAACCAAGTGTTCCTTTTAACATATCCACAAAGG GTTTAACGACCTACCCACTATATGTTGACAAAGAATTTGTGAAAACCGGTGATGGTTCCATCATAGGTGGGGTGTTTGGTTGTATCCTGGCCATTCTCATCTTGGTAGGGGTGATCACTTGGCTGTACCGTCGACGCAAACTtcaaagagaaaacaaaacaaatg GTTCTCCTTCAAGAAGTAATGTTTCTTCCTCCGATGAAAACCAAATAAG TTATGATGATAAACAAGATAAGGAGCGGAAATTTCACTTGACAAGAACTGATGGTTTTACTTCAGCTGCCTCGGACCAAACCTACAAGACTAACGTTTTGAAAAACCGGTCCGTATTCAGTTCTGAAAATAACATAG ATTTAGAAGACTGTTTGCTTCATCAATCGTTTTCTCAAGATGTTGGTGGCTTGAACCATAATCAAAGAAGTAAAGATAATGACTCCATTCGAACCAGACGTGAAACTGCTGTCAAAGTTTTATTCGCCCAACAAGAGAATATGCGAAAGGTTTTGGGAGTAAAATACAATAAGa ATGCCACGTTACCAAGTCGACCATTTTCCGGTGTACCCGATTACCTCAAAGAAACTTTATCAACTTCATGTGTACCTGATTTAAATGGAACTACAAGCAGTAGAACTTTTGTACGACGTATATCGTTTGAAGACAGACGGCACGAAGAGTCACCACAAATTAAAGATGATCTTGTTTTTGGTGTTGTTGGCTTTGACTCGCCCCACGGTGTCACCTCTCCACATCCAAACTTATGTCAGGACAATGACAATGTAATTTCAAGAGATCACCAACAACAAATCGATGACGTTGTAATAGCTGGATATGGAAGTCGATTTTGTGACATCAGTGATATTACGTCACACCAGACTCCACTTTTGTCTTCATCTCCAATTAAAAACCGTCCCAATGATCAAAATCCACTCAGGGAGCAAtcttttaacaaagaacaatttCTCTTGCAACACAGAAGACCAAGAACTCGAGCCAGCTACAGTTGTGACTATGAGCGTGCTAGACCGCATCGGTGGAATCAAAACCACAGTTTGGACGACCGCTCCGTAGCGCTAGAGATCGACTGCAGTAACAGTGACATCGAGGTTCGTTACATCAAGAGTCTGACGAAGCAAGTCGTTAAAGAACTGTTAAGGAATCCTTTAAAAGTTG GATCAAATAAGATGGGAATGAAGTCGGAGGAATCGTCGTTCTCGCGACAAaag AGACCATCGATAGAAAGGAGCGACATCTCACCGAAACACCGTACGTCACTTGAGGCGCTGTTGAGTCCCACCCATGAGATAAGGAGAAGGGAAAGAGGATTTCCTCAACTTAAGTTGAAGGAGGCAGACGAGATAAATACATCCTCCCATCCAAGAAATACGAGATCTAAGTTTTCCGGTACAGCACCACAGCTGTTGGATCAAAGTTTGCAACCTAGTATTGAAATATCAACTTCTTTCATCCCGAAACCGACAGTGATATCCCTTGCCGACATCCCTGATTCTTTACGAGTTGAAAACAATGACAAATCTGTTTCTTCCCCAACTTCATCGTCGTCGTGTAGTCCGCGTAAATTTAAAGCTCACCCTCAAAACTTCGAGCTTTCTAAAACATGTTCGCCGGATCAAATCAATAAGCCTTATAATCTAATGCAGGATCTTCAAACTGACACGAGCACATGCCAATGGGGAAGCCTTGGTAGACTTTCTAAACTAAAAACTCTTTCCCTGCCGATAAATTCTTACTTACCGCCGGAAACTGCAGTTTCTGGCATTGACGCATGTCTTCAAACCGACCTTCGGGGCGGAACCACTTCTTCAAATAATTGTCCAACGATCAGTAATTCTTCGTTCAATGGCGATAGTACCATTACCACCGGAGATGTTCGGTCTGTCAATGCATTAAAAG ATGAACAAGCAAAATGCAAGTTTTTCGGAGGTGGAGCCGATGAATGTACCAATACCGCCCACCCACGTCATAACCATGGTGAATCGTCAAGTAGTGGTTACGTCACACAAGATACTTTACTTTCATCACCAGGAACTAAGGGAGCAAGGAATTCTGACAG GTCAAGACGGGACAACTCCTCTGTGGAAGATAATTATGAATGGGATTCAGAATACGCAATGGAATCAGAAATTCTGGAAGCTTTGAAGAACTTTGAAAGTCTCAAATCATCAACTTCTGTTTCAGAA GAATTACGACGCCAGCTCTGCAAGTTTACTGTAAATGCAGAATCTGATGATTCTTCTATGGGTGTCGATGCCACGTATGAAGCAataaag AATGATTCAGAAATGCGTGAAGAGGATTTGAAAAAAGAAGATATTGAACGAAG GTGTGCAATTCTAAAGCGGGAATTTCTTCACTTTCGTCGACTACAGCAAgatgaattttaa
- the LOC100184924 gene encoding uncharacterized protein LOC100184924 isoform X3, protein MLYSSKINATSCRAKSQCTAWLNTTIAYVIVVNLIIRGARAGLNGAPPTLVVTPPPTEQGKEGSSLLLRCLASGVPQPVITWTKDDWSIRDGQNGIKLNEGELHIPKLRRSHSGRYTCRAQSVQGQVQHTTVVYVSAPPVFTKLPQDFTPKEAGTALFSCEAKGYPSAISYKWYHNGTPVTSSENLRGRYNVLDDHTLYIYDVILTDKGTVTCEATNGYGSPITSSASLRVEFRARVTHMPSIVYAGISLPVKLFCPTLAEPQVNRIIWEKDNFVIRIQQNSRMSTDGNGSLIIHSVIQSDAGRYTCTPYNIVGTVGKSPPTHVVIRDPPRFTIRPKGIYEQSVGSQLLIPCAGIADPTPSISWRKVSSKVPATYCVDGGNLSILSLRKSHHGVWQCVLSNQVGDVTTNVMIIVTYTTPHGVSNLTTWVVSDTSVSVKWNAGYSGGYTQVFTLWYKRLDQGNHTWRTIFSNTRNEAVLQNLIPGTTYEVAVIPSNQAGKGPFSVTKTVKTSVATVRSSPTPAFIARPSNLASRTTPDGKVIIEWEYNDVSSVIGYVIEYRRIGEDLSILITTPLPIPVANGVSEVRRKRSLVAEWKRLDIAPNNVSSYVIEPNKLYRNQIYEIQIMAVTSFQYSEPSVPFNISTKGLTTYPLYVDKEFVKTGDGSIIGGVFGCILAILILVGVITWLYRRRKLQRENKTNGSPSRSNVSSSDENQISYDDKQDKERKFHLTRTDGFTSAASDQTYKTNVLKNRSVFSSENNIDLEDCLLHQSFSQDVGGLNHNQRSKDNDSIRTRRETAVKVLFAQQENMRKVLGVKYNKNATLPSRPFSGVPDYLKETLSTSCVPDLNGTTSSRTFVRRISFEDRRHEESPQIKDDLVFGVVGFDSPHGVTSPHPNLCQDNDNVISRDHQQQIDDVVIAGYGSRFCDISDITSHQTPLLSSSPIKNRPNDQNPLREQSFNKEQFLLQHRRPRTRASYSCDYERARPHRWNQNHSLDDRSVALEIDCSNSDIEVRYIKSLTKQVVKELLRNPLKVGSNKMGMKSEESSFSRQKRPSIERSDISPKHRTSLEALLSPTHEIRRRERGFPQLKLKEADEINTSSHPRNTRSKFSGTAPQLLDQSLQPSIEISTSFIPKPTVISLADIPDSLRVENNDKSVSSPTSSSSCSPRKFKAHPQNFELSKTCSPDQINKPYNLMQDLQTDTSTCQWGSLGRLSKLKTLSLPINSYLPPETAVSGIDACLQTDLRGGTTSSNNCPTISNSSFNGDSTITTGDVRSVNALKDEQAKCKFFGGGADECTNTAHPRHNHGESSSSGYVTQDTLLSSPGTKGARNSDRSRRDNSSVEDNYEWDSEYAMESEILEALKNFESLKSSTSVSEELRRQLCKFTVNAESDDSSMGVDATYEAIKNDSEMREEDLKKEDIERRCAILKREFLHFRRLQQDEF, encoded by the exons ATGTTGTATTCTTCAAAGATAAATGCAACAAGCTGTCGGGCAAAGAGTCAATGTACAGCATGGTTGAACACGACTATTGCTTACGTCATAGTCGTAAATCTAATCATTCGCGGTGCCCGTGCAGGTCTCAACGGAG CTCCTCCCACGCTTGTGGTCACCCCACCACCCACTGAGCAGGGCAAGGAAGGGAGCTCCCTACTGTTAAGATGCTTAGCGAGTGGAGTACCACAACCTGTTATTACGTGGACGAAAGATGACTGGTCCATTCGAGATGGGCAG AATGGTATAAAGTTAAACGAAGGGGAGCTTCATATACCGAAACTACGTCGTTCTCACAGTGGACGGTATACGTGTCGTGCCCAAAGTGTACAAGGTCAGGTCCAGCACACAACTGTGGTATATGTCTCAG CACCTCCCGTTTTTACCAAATTACCTCAAGATTTTACGCCAAAAGAAGCGGGAACAGCTTTGTTCTCGTGTGAAGCCAAAGGTTATCCATCAGCGATATCGTACAA GTGGTATCACAATGGTACACCTGTTACATCTTCTGAGAACCTTCGTGGTAGATACAACGTGTTGGACGACCACactttatacatatatgacgtcatattgacAGACAAGGGTACGGTCACGTGTGAAGCAACCAACGGTTACGGTTCACCGATCACATCTTCTGCAAGTCTTCGAGTGGAAT TTCGTGCACGCGTGACACACATGCCATCGATAGTATATGCGGGTATTTCCCTGCCAGTCAAGTTGTTCTGCCCTACATTAGCTGAACCACAAGTGAACAGAATAATCTGGGAAAAAGATAATTTCGTAATACGCATTCAGCAG AATTCAAGAATGTCAACTGATGGTAATGGAAGTCTAATCATCCACTCAGTAATTCAAAGTGACGCCGGTCGTTACACATGTACACCTTATAATATCGTGGGTACTGTAGGTAAATCCCCACCAACACACGTTGTCATCAGGGACCCTCCGAGGTTTACAATTCGTCCAAAAGGAATTTATGAACAAAGCGTCGGTTCACAATTGCTGATCCCATGTGCTGGTATCGCTGATCCTACACCAAGTATATCTTGGCGGAAG GTATCATCCAAGGTACCAGCGACATATTGTGTTGATGGTGGTAATCTAAGTATTCTATCATTGCGTAAATCACATCATGGTGTTTGGCAATGTGTTCTTTCAAATCAAGTCGGTGATGTAACAACTAATGTTATGATAATTGTTACAT ATACGACACCACATGGCGTCAGTAACTTAACAACATGGGTGGTAAGCGATACTTCGGTTTCAGTAAAATGGAACGCCGGGTATAGCGGTGGTTACACTCAAGTGTTTACGTTATG GTATAAACGTTTGGACCAGGGCAATCATACATGGAGAACAATATTTTCCAACACTAGGAATGAAGCTGTACTGCAAAACTTGATTCCAGGAACGACGTATGAAGTGGCAGTCATTCCGTCTAATCAAGCTGGAAAGGGACCATTTAGTGTAACCAAAACAGTCAAGACAAGTG TAGCAACCGTACGCAGTTCCCCTACGCCAGCTTTCATTGCTCGACCATCAAATCTTGCTTCGCGAACTACACCTGATGGTAAAGTTATTATAGAATGGGAATATAACGACGTCTCTTCAGTCATTGGTTACGTAATAGAATACAGGAGAATTGGTGAAGACCTCTCCATTTTAATCACTACACCCTTGCCAATCCCGGTTGCCAACGGAG TTTCAGAAGTGCGACGAAAAAGAAGTTTGGTTGCAGAGTGGAAACGATTAGACATAGCACCGAACAACGTTTCATCTTACGTCATTGAACCAAACAAACTGTATCGGAATCAAATATACGAAATACAAATAATGGCTGTTACCTCATTCCAGTATAGCGAACCAAGTGTTCCTTTTAACATATCCACAAAGG GTTTAACGACCTACCCACTATATGTTGACAAAGAATTTGTGAAAACCGGTGATGGTTCCATCATAGGTGGGGTGTTTGGTTGTATCCTGGCCATTCTCATCTTGGTAGGGGTGATCACTTGGCTGTACCGTCGACGCAAACTtcaaagagaaaacaaaacaaatg GTTCTCCTTCAAGAAGTAATGTTTCTTCCTCCGATGAAAACCAAATAAG TTATGATGATAAACAAGATAAGGAGCGGAAATTTCACTTGACAAGAACTGATGGTTTTACTTCAGCTGCCTCGGACCAAACCTACAAGACTAACGTTTTGAAAAACCGGTCCGTATTCAGTTCTGAAAATAACATAG ATTTAGAAGACTGTTTGCTTCATCAATCGTTTTCTCAAGATGTTGGTGGCTTGAACCATAATCAAAGAAGTAAAGATAATGACTCCATTCGAACCAGACGTGAAACTGCTGTCAAAGTTTTATTCGCCCAACAAGAGAATATGCGAAAGGTTTTGGGAGTAAAATACAATAAGa ATGCCACGTTACCAAGTCGACCATTTTCCGGTGTACCCGATTACCTCAAAGAAACTTTATCAACTTCATGTGTACCTGATTTAAATGGAACTACAAGCAGTAGAACTTTTGTACGACGTATATCGTTTGAAGACAGACGGCACGAAGAGTCACCACAAATTAAAGATGATCTTGTTTTTGGTGTTGTTGGCTTTGACTCGCCCCACGGTGTCACCTCTCCACATCCAAACTTATGTCAGGACAATGACAATGTAATTTCAAGAGATCACCAACAACAAATCGATGACGTTGTAATAGCTGGATATGGAAGTCGATTTTGTGACATCAGTGATATTACGTCACACCAGACTCCACTTTTGTCTTCATCTCCAATTAAAAACCGTCCCAATGATCAAAATCCACTCAGGGAGCAAtcttttaacaaagaacaatttCTCTTGCAACACAGAAGACCAAGAACTCGAGCCAGCTACAGTTGTGACTATGAGCGTGCTAGACCGCATCGGTGGAATCAAAACCACAGTTTGGACGACCGCTCCGTAGCGCTAGAGATCGACTGCAGTAACAGTGACATCGAGGTTCGTTACATCAAGAGTCTGACGAAGCAAGTCGTTAAAGAACTGTTAAGGAATCCTTTAAAAGTTG GATCAAATAAGATGGGAATGAAGTCGGAGGAATCGTCGTTCTCGCGACAAaag AGACCATCGATAGAAAGGAGCGACATCTCACCGAAACACCGTACGTCACTTGAGGCGCTGTTGAGTCCCACCCATGAGATAAGGAGAAGGGAAAGAGGATTTCCTCAACTTAAGTTGAAGGAGGCAGACGAGATAAATACATCCTCCCATCCAAGAAATACGAGATCTAAGTTTTCCGGTACAGCACCACAGCTGTTGGATCAAAGTTTGCAACCTAGTATTGAAATATCAACTTCTTTCATCCCGAAACCGACAGTGATATCCCTTGCCGACATCCCTGATTCTTTACGAGTTGAAAACAATGACAAATCTGTTTCTTCCCCAACTTCATCGTCGTCGTGTAGTCCGCGTAAATTTAAAGCTCACCCTCAAAACTTCGAGCTTTCTAAAACATGTTCGCCGGATCAAATCAATAAGCCTTATAATCTAATGCAGGATCTTCAAACTGACACGAGCACATGCCAATGGGGAAGCCTTGGTAGACTTTCTAAACTAAAAACTCTTTCCCTGCCGATAAATTCTTACTTACCGCCGGAAACTGCAGTTTCTGGCATTGACGCATGTCTTCAAACCGACCTTCGGGGCGGAACCACTTCTTCAAATAATTGTCCAACGATCAGTAATTCTTCGTTCAATGGCGATAGTACCATTACCACCGGAGATGTTCGGTCTGTCAATGCATTAAAAG ATGAACAAGCAAAATGCAAGTTTTTCGGAGGTGGAGCCGATGAATGTACCAATACCGCCCACCCACGTCATAACCATGGTGAATCGTCAAGTAGTGGTTACGTCACACAAGATACTTTACTTTCATCACCAGGAACTAAGGGAGCAAGGAATTCTGACAG GTCAAGACGGGACAACTCCTCTGTGGAAGATAATTATGAATGGGATTCAGAATACGCAATGGAATCAGAAATTCTGGAAGCTTTGAAGAACTTTGAAAGTCTCAAATCATCAACTTCTGTTTCAGAA GAATTACGACGCCAGCTCTGCAAGTTTACTGTAAATGCAGAATCTGATGATTCTTCTATGGGTGTCGATGCCACGTATGAAGCAataaag AATGATTCAGAAATGCGTGAAGAGGATTTGAAAAAAGAAGATATTGAACGAAG GTGTGCAATTCTAAAGCGGGAATTTCTTCACTTTCGTCGACTACAGCAAgatgaattttaa